In a single window of the Caldisericia bacterium genome:
- a CDS encoding acetyl-CoA C-acetyltransferase (Catalyzes the synthesis of acetoacetyl coenzyme A from two molecules of acetyl coenzyme A. It can also act as a thiolase, catalyzing the reverse reaction and generating two-carbon units from the four-carbon product of fatty acid oxidation): MNEAFSLVTVAVMRELSIPHEKVNVNGGAVSLGHPIGASGARLLTTLIYEMKRRSAKYGLVSLCIGGGEAVSLIVENI; this comes from the coding sequence ATTAACGAAGCTTTCTCGCTTGTAACCGTTGCAGTGATGAGAGAGCTCTCTATTCCACATGAAAAAGTAAATGTCAACGGTGGAGCAGTATCTTTAGGTCATCCAATTGGTGCTTCTGGAGCAAGATTATTGACAACATTAATTTACGAAATGAAAAGAAGATCAGCTAAATATGGGTTAGTTTCATTATGTATCGGTGGTGGAGAAGCTGTAAGTTTAATCGTAGAGAATATTAA